Proteins co-encoded in one Ruegeria pomeroyi DSS-3 genomic window:
- a CDS encoding potassium channel family protein, with protein sequence MTLLQQIMWGSLYLGLCFVVEVLLLVWCTLVIVHLSIRLRHLSRAMRTAAVISVSLAFIVLAHTLQVWLWAGVWIWSDVLTDWNEALYFSLVTYTTLGYGDIVLGPGLRIFAAFAAVAGLLAFGLSTAYLVALMSRVFEGRLPR encoded by the coding sequence ATGACACTCTTGCAACAGATCATGTGGGGCAGCCTGTATCTGGGCCTGTGTTTCGTGGTCGAGGTGCTGCTTCTGGTCTGGTGCACCCTGGTGATCGTGCATCTGTCGATCCGGCTGCGGCATCTGTCGCGCGCCATGCGCACGGCGGCGGTGATCAGTGTTTCGCTGGCCTTCATCGTGCTGGCCCATACTTTGCAGGTCTGGCTCTGGGCCGGGGTCTGGATCTGGAGCGACGTTCTGACCGACTGGAACGAGGCGCTGTATTTCTCGCTCGTCACCTATACCACGCTGGGCTATGGCGACATCGTGCTGGGGCCGGGGTTGCGCATCTTTGCGGCCTTTGCCGCAGTGGCGGGGCTGCTGGCCTTTGGCCTGTCAACCGCCTATCTGGTGGCACTGATGAGCCGGGTCTTCGAAGGCCGGCTGCCGCGCTAG
- a CDS encoding ABC transporter ATP-binding protein has translation MLLTVDTVSKTYPGGRPVLRGASITLDRGQSLALTGESGSGKSTLLNLTGALDGFDSGEITLDGVALSQLDDAGRAALRRDRVALVFQQFNLIPALSVAQNLAFQARLAGRLDRGWIDEITARLGLTELTGRYPEQLSGGQQQRVAIGRAMAGRPKLLLADEPTGNLDETAAGTVLDLMLELVRDSGTALLLVTHSQAIAARLDRRAHLTGGRVAA, from the coding sequence ATGCTTCTGACCGTTGATACCGTGAGCAAGACCTATCCGGGAGGGCGCCCGGTACTGCGCGGCGCCTCGATCACGCTGGATCGGGGGCAGAGCCTGGCGCTGACCGGCGAAAGCGGCAGCGGAAAGAGCACGCTGTTGAACCTGACCGGCGCGCTTGACGGGTTCGACAGCGGCGAGATCACGCTGGACGGGGTGGCGCTGTCGCAGCTTGACGATGCGGGCCGGGCGGCGCTGCGCCGCGACCGCGTGGCGCTGGTATTCCAGCAGTTCAACCTGATCCCGGCGCTGAGCGTGGCGCAAAACCTGGCCTTTCAGGCGCGGCTGGCCGGGCGGCTGGATCGCGGCTGGATCGACGAGATCACCGCCCGGCTGGGCCTGACCGAGCTGACCGGGCGCTATCCCGAGCAGCTTTCGGGCGGGCAGCAACAGCGGGTCGCCATCGGCAGGGCCATGGCCGGGCGCCCGAAATTGCTGCTGGCGGACGAGCCGACCGGCAATCTGGACGAGACCGCCGCTGGCACCGTGCTGGATCTGATGCTGGAGCTGGTGCGCGACAGCGGCACCGCGCTGCTGCTGGTCACCCATTCGCAGGCCATCGCCGCCCGGCTGGACCGGCGCGCGCATCTGACCGGCGGGCGGGTGGCCGCGTGA